A DNA window from Parabacteroides johnsonii DSM 18315 contains the following coding sequences:
- the xseA gene encoding exodeoxyribonuclease VII large subunit, with translation MGNGQNNQNWERQEFSLLELNNRVKEAVLNAFPETCWVRAEMSDVRQNAASGHCYLEFIEKNAITGQLVAKARGSIWAKTFRMLKPYFEMETGQMFASGLKVLVKVSVEFHELYGYSLTVLDIDPAYTLGDMIRKRLEIIRQLKEEGVFTLNKELPFPTLPMRIAVITSPTAAGYEDFLNQLSGNKAGYPFYTKLFPALMQGERTEESVIAALDRVYRYVDCFDVVVIIRGGGATSDLNSFDSYLLAANCAQFPLPIITGIGHERDDTILDMVAHTRMKTPTAVAEFLIGRMDKAAGEVEELQQEVCSLATDILSRQKNFLQSLGSRLPVLAINRIERNRSQLQRMGMQLPTDAHAFLNQWASKLEAMQVRLANRVESSLAERNRFIQLTEQFIKMASPDYVLKRGYSLTLKDGKIIKQADGLAIGDELVTRFADGEVRSTVLNK, from the coding sequence ATGGGAAACGGGCAAAATAATCAGAACTGGGAGCGGCAGGAGTTTTCTTTGCTGGAGCTGAATAACCGGGTGAAAGAGGCTGTCCTGAATGCATTCCCGGAAACGTGCTGGGTGCGTGCCGAGATGAGCGACGTGCGTCAGAATGCTGCATCCGGGCACTGTTATCTGGAGTTTATCGAGAAGAATGCGATAACCGGACAACTGGTGGCGAAGGCGCGTGGCTCTATTTGGGCGAAGACGTTCCGGATGTTGAAGCCTTATTTTGAGATGGAAACCGGGCAGATGTTTGCTTCCGGCCTGAAAGTGCTGGTGAAGGTGTCGGTCGAGTTCCATGAACTCTACGGTTATAGCCTGACTGTGTTGGATATTGACCCGGCCTATACACTGGGAGACATGATCCGGAAACGGCTGGAAATCATCCGGCAATTGAAGGAAGAAGGTGTCTTCACTTTGAATAAAGAGTTGCCGTTCCCGACGTTGCCGATGCGGATCGCTGTCATTACTTCGCCTACGGCTGCCGGATACGAAGACTTCCTGAACCAGTTGTCTGGCAACAAGGCAGGCTATCCTTTCTACACGAAGCTGTTTCCGGCTCTTATGCAGGGCGAACGGACGGAAGAGTCCGTAATTGCGGCGTTAGACAGGGTGTACCGTTATGTCGACTGTTTTGATGTGGTCGTGATTATCCGGGGCGGCGGAGCTACTTCGGACCTGAATAGTTTCGATTCCTATCTGCTGGCGGCCAACTGTGCGCAGTTCCCGCTTCCTATTATAACCGGTATCGGGCATGAACGCGATGATACGATTCTGGATATGGTCGCCCATACGCGGATGAAAACGCCGACGGCTGTGGCCGAGTTTCTGATCGGGCGGATGGATAAAGCTGCCGGAGAGGTGGAAGAGTTGCAACAGGAGGTCTGTTCGTTGGCAACCGATATCCTGTCCAGGCAAAAGAACTTCCTGCAATCATTGGGAAGTCGTCTGCCTGTCTTGGCAATAAACCGGATCGAACGGAATCGTTCGCAGCTCCAACGGATGGGCATGCAATTGCCAACGGATGCCCATGCCTTTCTAAACCAATGGGCATCGAAGCTGGAAGCGATGCAAGTGCGTTTGGCAAATCGCGTGGAAAGTAGTTTGGCGGAACGGAACCGCTTCATTCAGTTGACCGAACAGTTCATCAAGATGGCTTCTCCCGATTATGTCTTGAAGCGAGGCTACAGTTTGACGTTGAAGGACGGAAAGATCATCAAACAGGCTGACGGATTGGCCATCGGCGACGAATTGGTAACCCGTTTTGCAGACGGTGAAGTACGTTCGACAGTACTGAATAAATAA
- a CDS encoding S8 family peptidase: MSKYLSILFLCCLPAWLWAGENYRFRVYLKDKGDDGYRVEEPEAFLSKQAIERRAKNDIAVTDADFPISRSYIDMLSETGVIPVVQSKWFATVVVESPDSTVAEQLQQLAIVDSVKWIWKGNLRVPAEEKGEDRFVPEDEPLCNEYGYAHKQIKMLNGTKLHEAGFQGEGMRVAVIDAGFMNADRISAFDSLRLLGTHNVVFPGKSVFVGDDHGTKVLSCLAADIPGVMVGTAPKASYLLLKSEDSDSEYPVEEDYWTAAVEYADSAGVDVISSSLGYFAFDADELSYEQAALDGKTAMISQAAHLAADKGILVFCSAGNEGNGDWEKITFPSDAAGIFTVGAIDEDKKKSGFSSIGFTIDGRVKPDAVALGTSSCVIGPNGSVRYANGTSFATPILAGMGVCLWQSLPWLNNREMIELLHRSSSQYKHPDTELGYGIPDFYKAYKKERKNGKRAK; this comes from the coding sequence ATGTCAAAATATTTGTCTATACTCTTTCTGTGTTGTCTTCCGGCCTGGCTATGGGCCGGGGAGAATTATCGTTTTCGCGTCTATTTGAAAGATAAGGGTGATGACGGTTACCGGGTGGAGGAACCTGAAGCCTTTCTTTCCAAGCAGGCGATCGAGCGGAGAGCTAAAAATGATATCGCCGTCACGGATGCTGACTTTCCCATATCCCGGTCGTATATCGACATGTTGTCTGAAACGGGTGTGATCCCGGTTGTGCAAAGCAAGTGGTTTGCGACTGTCGTGGTGGAAAGTCCCGATAGTACGGTGGCCGAACAATTGCAACAGTTGGCAATTGTCGATTCCGTCAAGTGGATTTGGAAAGGGAACTTGCGGGTCCCGGCCGAGGAAAAGGGAGAAGACCGTTTCGTGCCGGAGGATGAACCTCTGTGCAATGAGTATGGTTATGCTCATAAACAGATCAAGATGTTGAATGGGACTAAATTGCATGAAGCCGGTTTTCAGGGTGAAGGAATGCGGGTGGCCGTGATTGATGCCGGTTTTATGAATGCGGACCGGATATCGGCTTTCGATTCGCTCAGGTTGTTGGGAACGCATAATGTCGTCTTTCCCGGTAAAAGCGTGTTTGTCGGGGACGACCACGGGACAAAGGTCCTTTCCTGCCTCGCTGCCGATATTCCGGGTGTGATGGTCGGGACTGCTCCGAAGGCTTCTTATCTGCTGCTTAAAAGTGAGGACAGCGATTCCGAATATCCCGTCGAGGAAGACTATTGGACTGCCGCAGTTGAATATGCGGACAGTGCCGGTGTGGATGTCATTTCTTCGTCACTCGGGTATTTTGCTTTTGATGCGGATGAACTGTCGTACGAGCAGGCTGCTTTGGATGGCAAGACTGCCATGATCAGTCAGGCAGCTCACTTGGCTGCCGATAAAGGGATACTCGTATTTTGCAGTGCCGGTAATGAAGGAAACGGCGATTGGGAAAAGATCACGTTCCCATCGGATGCGGCCGGGATCTTTACGGTCGGTGCGATAGATGAAGATAAAAAGAAAAGCGGTTTCAGCTCCATAGGCTTTACTATTGACGGGCGTGTGAAACCGGATGCCGTGGCGTTAGGTACGAGTAGCTGCGTGATAGGGCCGAACGGCAGTGTCAGGTATGCGAACGGGACCTCTTTTGCCACGCCTATCCTTGCAGGGATGGGAGTTTGCCTCTGGCAATCACTGCCTTGGTTGAATAACCGGGAGATGATCGAGCTGCTGCATCGCTCGTCCAGCCAATATAAACATCCGGATACGGAGTTAGGTTATGGTATTCCTGATTTCTATAAAGCATATAAAAAGGAAAGGAAAAATGGGAAACGGGCAAAATAA
- a CDS encoding FKBP-type peptidyl-prolyl cis-trans isomerase, whose amino-acid sequence MKKISVLVATAIVAMGITSCGDSHKSASLKTAADSVSYAIGISTGAGYKENLKTLPGDPANVDDLIAGFIQAIKGDSSAMKMTPQAAQAYVQTYFMEASARDAKKTKEEGEKFLAENKSKKDVFTTESGLQYQVVTEGTGDKPTATDKVKVHYTGTLLDGTKFDSSVDRGEPMEFPVNGVIKGWTEVLQLMPVGSKYIVWIPSDLAYGERGAGQDIKPNSTLKFEIELLEIVKDKK is encoded by the coding sequence ATGAAAAAGATTAGTGTATTGGTTGCTACAGCGATTGTAGCTATGGGTATTACATCATGTGGTGATTCACACAAAAGTGCATCTTTGAAGACTGCCGCAGATAGCGTGAGCTATGCCATCGGTATCAGCACAGGTGCAGGTTACAAAGAAAATTTAAAGACTTTGCCGGGCGATCCTGCTAACGTTGATGATCTGATTGCCGGCTTTATCCAAGCTATCAAGGGTGATTCCTCTGCTATGAAGATGACTCCGCAGGCTGCTCAGGCTTATGTTCAGACGTACTTCATGGAAGCTTCTGCAAGAGATGCGAAGAAGACGAAAGAAGAAGGCGAAAAGTTCCTGGCTGAAAACAAATCGAAGAAAGACGTTTTCACAACCGAAAGCGGTTTGCAATATCAGGTCGTAACGGAAGGTACAGGTGATAAACCGACTGCTACGGATAAAGTAAAGGTGCATTACACTGGTACTTTGCTGGACGGAACCAAATTCGACAGCTCTGTTGACCGCGGTGAACCGATGGAATTCCCGGTTAACGGCGTAATCAAAGGTTGGACGGAAGTTTTACAGTTGATGCCGGTGGGCTCTAAATATATCGTTTGGATTCCTTCTGATCTGGCTTACGGCGAACGTGGTGCAGGACAGGACATCAAACCGAACAGCACGCTGAAATTCGAAATCGAATTGCTGGAAATTGTAAAAGACAAGAAATAA
- a CDS encoding glycoside hydrolase family 76 protein produces the protein MIKKLFSILSLCGCLLGTTSCQNATETVSAGRDLAIADSMFTHILDKYNVEKYGLLQETYPANPNNQVTYLAEGAEQKRNQEVSFLWPYSGMLSGGIALYKTTGDEKYLKVLEERILPGLEQYWDNIREPFCYQSYPMFNGESDRFYDDNDWLAIDFCDLYALTKNKKYLEKAQALYNYIYSGWDDVLGGGIYWCEQKKTSKNTCSNAPATVLCMKLYNLTKDNAYLEQAKKTYDWTKNNLRDPEDFVYWDNVRLDGSVDKAKYTYNSGQMIQAGVLLYQQSGDEAYLKDAQETARGAYQRFTEVRKAVDGTETRFYTASPWFNVILLRGLTALYEVDHHPEYIRTMADNARYAWDHTRDVNGFLDNDWTGIKTKEHKWLLDNACMVELFSEINNIK, from the coding sequence ATGATTAAAAAATTATTTTCGATTTTATCCCTTTGTGGATGCCTATTGGGGACCACCTCCTGCCAAAACGCAACAGAAACTGTTTCTGCCGGTCGCGACCTCGCTATCGCCGATTCCATGTTCACACACATCCTGGACAAATATAACGTCGAGAAATACGGCTTGTTGCAGGAAACGTATCCGGCCAATCCCAACAACCAGGTCACGTATCTGGCGGAAGGAGCCGAACAGAAACGCAATCAGGAGGTATCGTTTCTCTGGCCCTACTCCGGGATGTTATCGGGAGGGATCGCACTCTACAAGACAACCGGAGACGAAAAATACCTGAAAGTACTGGAAGAAAGGATTCTGCCGGGACTGGAACAGTATTGGGATAACATACGCGAACCGTTCTGCTACCAGAGCTATCCGATGTTCAATGGGGAGAGCGACCGCTTTTATGACGACAACGACTGGTTGGCGATCGACTTCTGCGACCTATACGCATTGACGAAGAACAAGAAATATCTGGAAAAGGCACAGGCTCTATACAATTATATATACAGCGGATGGGATGACGTGCTGGGTGGCGGCATCTACTGGTGCGAGCAGAAGAAGACATCCAAGAACACATGTTCCAATGCACCCGCAACCGTCCTCTGCATGAAACTGTACAACCTGACGAAAGACAATGCCTACCTCGAACAAGCCAAGAAGACATACGACTGGACCAAGAACAATCTCCGCGACCCGGAAGATTTCGTTTATTGGGATAATGTCCGCCTGGATGGAAGCGTGGACAAGGCCAAATATACTTACAACAGTGGACAGATGATACAAGCCGGCGTCCTGCTCTACCAGCAATCAGGCGACGAAGCCTATCTGAAAGACGCACAGGAAACCGCCCGAGGCGCCTACCAACGTTTCACCGAAGTGCGCAAAGCCGTAGACGGCACGGAAACCCGCTTCTACACCGCCAGCCCCTGGTTTAACGTGATCTTACTGCGCGGCTTGACAGCCCTCTATGAGGTAGACCATCATCCTGAGTATATCCGGACGATGGCGGACAATGCACGTTATGCATGGGATCATACCCGCGATGTAAACGGATTCCTCGACAACGATTGGACCGGTATCAAGACCAAAGAGCATAAATGGCTATTGGACAACGCTTGCATGGTCGAACTTTTTTCCGAAATCAATAACATCAAATAA
- a CDS encoding Lrp/AsnC family transcriptional regulator, whose translation MEKIDKLDRQILNIISKNARIPFKDVAEECGVSRAAIHQRVQRMIDMNVIVGSGYHINPKILGYNTCTYIGVKLERGSMYKDVVPEFEKIPEVVECHFTTGPYTMLIKLYARDNEHLMELLNTQIQEIPGVTATETLISLRQSVKREIPICDISE comes from the coding sequence ATGGAGAAGATAGACAAACTGGACCGGCAGATATTGAACATTATTTCAAAGAATGCCAGGATTCCTTTCAAGGATGTAGCCGAAGAATGTGGTGTTTCGCGTGCTGCCATTCATCAACGGGTACAACGCATGATTGATATGAATGTGATCGTTGGGTCAGGCTATCATATTAATCCGAAGATTTTAGGTTACAACACTTGTACTTATATCGGTGTAAAACTGGAACGCGGTTCGATGTACAAAGACGTGGTTCCCGAATTTGAAAAGATTCCGGAAGTGGTCGAATGTCATTTTACGACCGGTCCGTACACGATGTTGATCAAGTTATACGCACGCGACAATGAACACCTGATGGAGTTGCTGAATACGCAGATACAGGAAATACCGGGTGTGACCGCTACGGAAACCCTTATCTCTTTGCGTCAGAGTGTAAAACGTGAAATCCCTATTTGCGATATTTCCGAATAA
- a CDS encoding FKBP-type peptidyl-prolyl cis-trans isomerase, with the protein MDKISYALGLSIGNNFQNSGINNLQVEDFVKGLKDVLGGAEPEISYDEAKQVINDYFMNLQKERLELNKKAGEEFLNINKGKAGVVTLPSGLQYQVLKQGEGAKPAASDKVKCHYHGTLINGTVFDSSVQRGEPAVFGVSQVIPGWVEALQLMPVGSKWRLFIPSDLAYGEHGAGDAIEPNSALVFDVELLDIVK; encoded by the coding sequence ATGGATAAAATTAGTTACGCACTTGGCTTAAGTATCGGGAATAATTTCCAGAACTCAGGCATTAATAATCTTCAGGTTGAGGATTTTGTAAAAGGTTTGAAGGATGTGCTCGGCGGGGCAGAACCTGAAATCAGTTACGATGAAGCAAAGCAGGTTATCAACGATTACTTCATGAATCTTCAGAAAGAAAGACTGGAGCTTAATAAGAAAGCCGGGGAGGAATTCCTGAATATCAATAAAGGAAAAGCCGGAGTCGTTACGTTACCCAGCGGTTTGCAGTATCAGGTGTTGAAGCAGGGCGAAGGGGCCAAGCCGGCTGCTTCCGACAAGGTAAAATGTCATTATCATGGTACATTGATCAACGGAACAGTATTCGACAGCTCTGTTCAGCGTGGCGAACCCGCCGTATTTGGTGTGTCGCAGGTGATCCCAGGATGGGTGGAAGCGTTGCAGTTGATGCCGGTAGGTTCTAAATGGCGTCTTTTCATCCCTTCCGACCTAGCCTATGGCGAGCATGGTGCGGGAGATGCGATCGAGCCGAACAGCGCATTGGTTTTCGACGTAGAATTATTGGATATAGTAAAATAA
- a CDS encoding SIR2 family NAD-dependent protein deacylase: MKKKLVVLTGAGMSAESGISTFRDSDGLWEKYRVEDVATPEGFAANPELVLNFYNQRRRELLNTKPNAGHIGLADLEQEFDVHIITQNIDNLHEQAGSSHVVHLHGELMKACSVRDLNTTYDISPENPDLHIGDKDPHGVQLRPFIVWFGEAVPMIDPAIRLVEDCDIFVVIGTSLNVYPAAGLLNYVRRGQPIYLIDPKEVKAYRDDICFIRKGASEGVKELKELLLQNH; this comes from the coding sequence ATGAAAAAGAAACTAGTCGTACTGACCGGTGCCGGGATGAGCGCCGAAAGTGGTATTTCGACTTTCCGTGACTCGGACGGACTATGGGAGAAATACCGGGTAGAAGATGTGGCAACCCCGGAAGGCTTTGCTGCCAATCCGGAATTGGTACTCAACTTTTACAACCAACGACGCCGAGAATTATTGAACACAAAACCTAACGCCGGGCATATCGGGCTCGCCGACCTGGAACAAGAGTTCGACGTCCATATTATCACTCAGAACATTGACAACCTGCACGAACAAGCAGGAAGCAGCCATGTGGTTCATCTGCACGGTGAACTGATGAAAGCCTGCTCCGTTCGCGACTTGAATACGACTTATGATATATCGCCCGAAAATCCAGACCTACATATTGGAGACAAGGACCCTCATGGGGTACAACTCCGCCCCTTCATCGTCTGGTTCGGCGAGGCGGTTCCGATGATCGACCCGGCGATCCGCCTGGTGGAAGACTGTGACATTTTTGTGGTGATCGGGACTTCGCTCAACGTGTATCCGGCAGCCGGACTGCTGAACTATGTGCGCCGTGGCCAGCCGATCTATCTCATCGATCCGAAAGAGGTAAAAGCCTATCGCGATGATATCTGTTTCATACGGAAAGGAGCATCGGAAGGAGTAAAAGAGTTGAAGGAGTTATTACTGCAAAATCATTAA
- a CDS encoding dicarboxylate/amino acid:cation symporter codes for MKKLKVSLLAKVVIAIAAGVVFGQFLPGGIARIFVTFNSLFGNFLSFSIPLIILGLVTPAIGELGKGAGRLLALTALLAYGSTIFSGFFTYFSSSAIFPHILPVNTELTAMENPEDFMLQPYFTVAMPPPMDVMTALLLSFTIGLGLSYIDRGVLHEAFSDFQKIITKLIEAVIIPLLPLHIFGIFLNMTVSGQVMSVITMFLKVIIVIFVLHVLLLLIQFTVAGSVSGKNPLRLLKNMLPAYATALGTQSSAATIPVTLAQAVKNGVRENIAIFVIPLCATIHLAGSTMKITACAMAIMYMSGEPVTFTSLAGFIMMLGVTMVAAPGVPGGAIMAALGLLQSMLGFNETLQALMIALYIAMDSFGTACNVTGDGAIAVVVNKIAGE; via the coding sequence ATGAAAAAACTGAAAGTGTCGTTACTGGCTAAGGTCGTTATTGCCATCGCAGCCGGTGTTGTGTTCGGGCAGTTCCTGCCCGGCGGGATCGCCCGCATCTTTGTTACATTTAATTCTTTGTTCGGCAACTTCCTGTCGTTTTCAATCCCGCTCATTATTCTGGGGTTGGTGACACCGGCCATCGGGGAATTAGGCAAAGGGGCCGGCAGGCTACTGGCATTAACTGCACTGCTCGCGTATGGTTCGACTATTTTTTCCGGTTTCTTTACCTATTTCAGCAGCTCGGCAATCTTCCCCCACATCCTACCGGTCAACACGGAGTTGACGGCAATGGAAAATCCCGAAGATTTCATGTTGCAACCCTACTTCACAGTCGCCATGCCACCACCAATGGATGTCATGACAGCTTTACTGCTATCCTTCACCATCGGACTCGGCTTGTCTTATATCGACAGAGGAGTATTACACGAAGCCTTTTCCGACTTCCAGAAAATCATTACGAAACTGATCGAGGCAGTTATCATTCCTTTATTGCCACTTCATATTTTCGGCATTTTCCTAAACATGACGGTGAGCGGGCAAGTCATGAGCGTAATCACCATGTTCCTGAAAGTGATAATTGTAATATTTGTCCTGCATGTCTTGCTGCTGCTTATCCAGTTCACTGTTGCTGGCAGCGTGAGTGGAAAAAACCCGCTCAGGTTACTGAAAAACATGCTTCCGGCTTATGCAACCGCATTGGGGACACAGTCCTCAGCCGCCACCATCCCTGTAACATTGGCACAGGCGGTCAAGAACGGAGTACGGGAGAACATCGCGATCTTTGTCATTCCCCTTTGTGCCACTATCCATCTGGCAGGCAGCACGATGAAGATCACCGCCTGTGCGATGGCAATCATGTATATGTCAGGTGAGCCCGTCACCTTTACTTCCCTTGCCGGATTCATTATGATGTTAGGAGTCACGATGGTAGCAGCTCCCGGTGTACCGGGAGGCGCTATCATGGCTGCACTCGGATTGCTACAAAGTATGTTAGGGTTCAACGAGACATTACAGGCGCTGATGATTGCTCTTTATATCGCAATGGATAGTTTCGGGACCGCTTGCAATGTGACGGGCGATGGAGCGATTGCGGTCGTAGTGAACAAGATTGCCGGTGAGTAA
- a CDS encoding glycoside hydrolase family 125 protein: MTTRRNFLKTGGLSLASLMVGQHSFARMAEKADDKLAGAASTMQYVCKRPAPGKRQFTSEAVEKAIATTKTKLKDPKLAWMFENCFPNTLDTTCEHKMVNGKPDTFVLTGDIHAMWLRDSSAQVFPHIQFANDDPKVKTMLAGVINRQTWCINIDPYANGFNEGPTGSEWESDFTDMKKELHERKWEIDSLCYPIRLAYHFWKKTGDTSPFDADWDKAMKTVYKTFIEQQRKDNLGPYQFRRKTDRQGDTLLNDGWGSPVNPVGLIVSSFRPSDDATLFGFLIPSNLFAITSLRQLAEMMREIKNDNDFARRCDSLADEVAAAVEKYGIVNHPEYGKVYAFEVDGFHNHVFMDDANVPSLLALPYLGCVDMDDPVYQNTRKLVLSDANPYFFQGKAGEGIGGPHIGFGYIWPMSIIMRCNTTHDNEEIRKCVKMLRDTDANTGFMHESFYKDDPAKFTRSWFAWVNTLFGEMIYRLVNEGKVDILNNLG, from the coding sequence ATGACAACACGCAGAAACTTTCTGAAAACAGGCGGCCTCTCGTTGGCAAGCCTTATGGTTGGCCAGCACTCATTCGCCCGTATGGCTGAAAAAGCCGACGACAAATTAGCTGGAGCTGCCTCCACTATGCAATATGTCTGTAAACGTCCGGCACCGGGCAAACGGCAATTCACATCCGAAGCCGTTGAAAAAGCAATCGCCACCACAAAGACAAAGCTGAAAGACCCGAAGCTCGCCTGGATGTTCGAAAACTGTTTTCCCAACACATTGGATACGACTTGCGAACACAAGATGGTGAATGGTAAGCCCGACACCTTCGTCCTGACCGGTGATATCCATGCCATGTGGCTCCGTGACTCGTCGGCACAGGTATTCCCGCATATCCAATTTGCAAACGACGATCCGAAAGTGAAAACCATGCTTGCCGGCGTCATCAACCGTCAGACCTGGTGTATCAACATCGATCCGTATGCCAACGGCTTCAACGAAGGGCCGACCGGCAGCGAATGGGAAAGTGATTTTACGGACATGAAAAAGGAACTCCATGAGCGTAAATGGGAAATCGATTCGCTCTGCTATCCGATCCGCCTCGCTTACCATTTCTGGAAAAAGACAGGCGACACTTCCCCTTTCGATGCCGATTGGGACAAAGCGATGAAGACCGTTTACAAAACCTTTATCGAACAACAGCGTAAGGACAACCTCGGTCCGTATCAGTTCAGACGCAAGACAGACCGCCAAGGCGATACCTTGCTGAACGACGGTTGGGGTAGCCCGGTCAATCCGGTCGGTCTGATCGTTTCGTCATTCCGTCCGTCGGATGATGCAACTCTGTTCGGATTCCTGATCCCGTCGAACTTGTTCGCCATCACATCACTCCGCCAGTTGGCCGAAATGATGCGCGAGATTAAAAACGATAACGATTTTGCCCGCCGTTGCGATTCATTAGCGGACGAAGTGGCAGCAGCAGTCGAGAAATACGGTATTGTCAACCATCCGGAATATGGCAAAGTATATGCATTCGAGGTAGACGGCTTCCACAATCATGTGTTTATGGATGATGCCAATGTTCCGAGCCTGCTTGCGCTACCGTACCTGGGGTGCGTAGACATGGACGATCCGGTCTACCAGAACACCCGCAAGCTGGTGCTCAGCGATGCAAACCCTTATTTCTTCCAAGGCAAAGCCGGCGAAGGTATCGGTGGTCCGCATATCGGTTTCGGATATATCTGGCCGATGAGTATCATCATGCGCTGTAACACGACACACGACAATGAAGAGATCCGCAAATGTGTCAAGATGTTACGCGACACGGATGCAAACACAGGATTTATGCACGAATCGTTCTATAAGGATGATCCCGCCAAATTCACCCGCTCCTGGTTTGCTTGGGTCAACACATTGTTCGGTGAAATGATCTACCGCCTGGTAAATGAAGGGAAGGTGGACATTCTGAATAATTTAGGATAA
- the nhaC gene encoding Na+/H+ antiporter NhaC, with the protein MEHNPTKIPSPLLSLVPILVLVTLLFVTIRTFGSDALSGGSQIVLLTATAICCLIAMTYSKVRWKALELAMVNNITGVATALIILLIIGALSGSWMISGVVPTLIYYGMQIIHPSFFLASTCLICAVVSVMTGSSWTTIATIGIALLGIGQAQGFSDGWIAGAIISGAYFGDKISPLSDTTILASSVTDTPLFKHIRYMMITTVPSMLVTLVIFTVAGFSHEATATDQIEQYSIALNNTFHITPWLLIVPVITGILIAKRVPSIITLFISAALAGMFALIFQPHLLQEISNLPTSTIQSNFKGLFMTFYGSTGIETGNPDLNSLVATRGMSGMMNTIWLILCAMCFGGAMAASGMLGSITSVFLRFMKRTVGLVASTVASGLFLNICTADQYISIILTGNMFKDIYKKKGYESRLLSRTVEDAVTVTSVLIPWNTCGMTQATILGVATFTYLPYCFFNLISPLMSITIAAIGFKIKRKNEKTESVVTG; encoded by the coding sequence ATGGAGCATAATCCGACGAAGATTCCTTCGCCTTTACTATCCTTGGTTCCCATACTTGTTTTGGTAACCCTTTTATTTGTGACAATACGCACATTCGGCAGCGATGCCCTCAGTGGCGGCAGCCAGATCGTGTTGCTTACCGCTACCGCTATCTGCTGCTTAATTGCCATGACCTACAGCAAAGTACGCTGGAAGGCGCTGGAACTGGCGATGGTCAATAATATCACCGGTGTTGCGACGGCTCTGATCATCTTGCTGATTATTGGGGCTCTGTCAGGCAGCTGGATGATAAGCGGTGTCGTCCCCACCCTGATTTATTACGGGATGCAGATCATTCATCCCAGTTTCTTCTTGGCGTCGACCTGCCTCATCTGTGCGGTCGTCTCGGTCATGACGGGAAGTTCATGGACCACCATCGCCACTATCGGGATCGCCCTCTTAGGAATCGGACAGGCACAAGGCTTCTCCGACGGATGGATTGCCGGAGCAATCATTTCAGGAGCCTATTTCGGGGACAAAATATCCCCGCTTTCCGACACGACCATCCTCGCCTCGTCGGTGACGGACACACCTCTTTTCAAACATATCCGCTACATGATGATCACAACAGTTCCCTCCATGCTGGTCACGCTCGTTATCTTCACGGTAGCCGGTTTTTCACATGAGGCGACAGCAACGGACCAGATCGAACAGTACTCGATCGCCCTGAACAACACGTTCCACATCACGCCGTGGCTACTGATCGTGCCGGTCATCACCGGCATCCTGATTGCCAAAAGAGTTCCGTCAATCATCACGCTGTTCATCTCGGCAGCATTGGCAGGCATGTTCGCGTTGATCTTCCAGCCACATCTATTGCAAGAAATCTCCAATTTACCAACCTCGACTATCCAATCCAATTTCAAGGGCCTGTTCATGACATTTTACGGCAGCACAGGCATAGAAACCGGTAATCCGGATCTGAACAGCCTGGTTGCCACGCGAGGCATGTCGGGCATGATGAATACGATTTGGCTGATCCTTTGTGCCATGTGTTTCGGTGGGGCAATGGCCGCAAGCGGGATGTTAGGCAGTATCACCTCTGTATTCCTGCGCTTTATGAAACGGACGGTCGGACTGGTAGCGTCGACAGTCGCATCGGGGCTGTTCCTCAACATCTGCACGGCCGACCAATATATTTCCATCATCCTGACTGGAAATATGTTCAAGGACATTTATAAGAAGAAAGGATATGAAAGCCGTCTGCTGAGCCGTACGGTAGAAGACGCCGTCACGGTCACTTCCGTACTGATCCCATGGAATACCTGCGGTATGACACAGGCCACAATCCTCGGAGTGGCAACATTCACCTATCTTCCTTATTGTTTCTTTAATCTAATCAGCCCGTTGATGAGCATCACGATTGCTGCAATCGGGTTCAAAATAAAAAGAAAAAATGAAAAAACTGAAAGTGTCGTTACTGGCTAA